Proteins encoded in a region of the Desulfosoma sp. genome:
- a CDS encoding valine--tRNA ligase, with the protein MSHGPLPKAYEFHEIEERWVHYWVENQCFRANPQASKPAFSIVIPPPNVTGQLHMGHALNNTLQDILCRYKRQRGFEVLWVPGTDHAGIATQNVVERQIAKEGLSRHDLGREKFLEKVWEWKQTYGDYIIRQLKRLGASCDWTRERFTMDEGLSRAVRLVFVRLYEEGLIYRGHRMINWCPRCMTALANIEVEGEETDGRLYHIRYPLADGSGAVVVATTRPETMLGDTAVAVHPEDSRYQKVIGKQVILPLMNRPIPVIADLYVDREFGTGALKITPGHDFNDFDIGQKHGLELIRVIGEDGVMTAEAGRYQGLDRYECRKKVVADLQKGGYLVTVQDHVHRVGHCYRCKSTVEPMLSLQWFVKTRPLADEAMAAVRDGRTRIIPEKWEKDYFQWLENIEDWCISRQIWWGHRIPAWYCDDCQGITVAVEDPAACQSCGGTRLQQDNDVLDTWFSSALWPFTTMGWPEKTPEIQKFYPTSVLVTGFDILFFWVARMMMMGLHFMKDVPFHDVYVHALVRDAQGQKMSKSKGNVIDPLVMMDRYGTDALRFTLTAFAAQGRDIKLSEERIEGYRHFVNKIWNASRLVLMNIEGATLLEALPREPERLAHRWILSRFQSVLDEVETALENYHFNQYAQGLYQFFWHEYCDWYLEVIKPDLYGEDPKAKVLAQTIAATLLKNLLILLHPVMPFVTEELSQRLPGAKESLAQEAFPAKEPWRVDPQAEKDMGLLMDVITGIRNIRGEMNIAPGVRLEAVCLCVSEEEKSLLENNQQMLLDLARLNTVTVGLQGHMPKPKLAAGTVSAGVETYVILEGVLDYESETKRLDKEIGKIQKELEGTRKKLANEDFLKRAPADVVEKEKEKAERLGEKLVKLKANKQRMEALVREAAAQG; encoded by the coding sequence ATGAGTCATGGGCCGTTACCGAAGGCGTATGAGTTCCACGAAATCGAGGAACGATGGGTTCATTATTGGGTGGAAAACCAGTGTTTCCGTGCGAATCCACAGGCTTCCAAGCCCGCGTTCAGCATCGTGATTCCACCGCCCAACGTCACCGGGCAGCTGCACATGGGCCATGCACTGAACAACACCCTGCAGGATATTTTGTGCCGGTACAAAAGGCAGAGGGGGTTTGAAGTCCTGTGGGTTCCCGGCACGGACCATGCCGGCATTGCCACTCAAAATGTGGTGGAACGCCAGATCGCCAAGGAAGGCTTGAGCCGACACGATTTGGGCCGTGAAAAATTCTTGGAAAAGGTCTGGGAATGGAAACAAACCTACGGGGACTATATCATTCGCCAGCTGAAGCGCTTGGGAGCCAGTTGCGACTGGACTCGTGAACGTTTCACCATGGATGAAGGCTTGTCTCGAGCCGTCCGCCTTGTTTTTGTGCGACTCTATGAGGAAGGGCTCATTTACCGAGGACATCGTATGATCAACTGGTGTCCCCGATGCATGACGGCCTTGGCCAACATCGAGGTGGAAGGGGAGGAAACCGACGGCCGCCTTTACCATATACGATATCCATTGGCGGATGGATCCGGTGCCGTCGTCGTGGCAACCACGCGCCCTGAAACCATGTTGGGGGATACGGCGGTGGCCGTGCATCCGGAAGATTCCCGATACCAAAAGGTGATCGGAAAGCAGGTGATTCTGCCCTTAATGAATCGGCCCATTCCCGTCATCGCCGACCTTTATGTGGACCGAGAATTCGGCACCGGGGCTCTCAAGATCACACCGGGTCACGATTTCAACGACTTTGACATCGGACAAAAACACGGCCTGGAACTCATTCGTGTCATCGGCGAAGACGGTGTCATGACCGCTGAAGCCGGCCGTTATCAAGGACTGGACCGTTACGAATGCCGAAAGAAGGTGGTCGCGGACCTTCAGAAAGGTGGATATTTGGTGACGGTGCAGGATCATGTGCACCGTGTGGGGCATTGTTACCGGTGCAAGAGCACCGTGGAACCCATGCTGTCTTTGCAGTGGTTCGTCAAGACTCGGCCTTTGGCCGATGAGGCTATGGCGGCGGTTCGGGACGGTCGGACGCGTATCATTCCTGAAAAATGGGAGAAGGACTATTTTCAATGGCTGGAAAATATTGAGGACTGGTGTATCAGCCGTCAGATCTGGTGGGGTCATCGTATTCCGGCCTGGTACTGCGACGATTGTCAAGGAATTACCGTGGCTGTGGAGGATCCTGCGGCATGTCAAAGCTGCGGTGGAACACGGCTCCAACAGGACAATGACGTCCTGGACACCTGGTTCAGCTCTGCACTGTGGCCCTTCACCACCATGGGCTGGCCTGAAAAAACACCGGAAATCCAAAAATTTTACCCCACGTCCGTTTTGGTCACAGGCTTTGACATCCTGTTTTTCTGGGTGGCCCGCATGATGATGATGGGCCTTCACTTCATGAAAGACGTGCCCTTTCATGACGTCTACGTTCACGCTTTGGTCCGGGACGCTCAAGGCCAAAAGATGAGTAAATCCAAAGGGAACGTGATCGATCCCTTGGTCATGATGGATCGCTACGGAACCGATGCTCTGCGATTTACCCTCACCGCCTTTGCGGCTCAAGGTCGGGACATTAAACTTTCCGAAGAACGTATCGAAGGCTACCGCCATTTCGTGAATAAAATCTGGAATGCATCCCGGCTGGTGCTCATGAACATCGAAGGCGCCACACTTTTGGAAGCTCTTCCCAGGGAACCGGAACGACTGGCGCACCGATGGATTCTCAGCCGTTTTCAATCCGTTCTCGACGAAGTGGAAACAGCCCTGGAAAACTATCATTTCAACCAGTACGCTCAGGGCCTTTATCAGTTCTTCTGGCATGAATACTGTGATTGGTACCTGGAAGTCATCAAACCGGACCTTTACGGCGAAGATCCCAAAGCCAAGGTGCTGGCTCAAACCATCGCCGCAACCTTGTTGAAAAACCTTCTGATCCTTCTCCATCCGGTCATGCCGTTTGTCACGGAGGAACTATCTCAACGGTTACCGGGAGCTAAGGAAAGTCTTGCGCAAGAGGCCTTTCCCGCCAAGGAGCCGTGGAGGGTGGATCCTCAGGCTGAAAAAGATATGGGCTTGCTGATGGATGTCATCACAGGTATCCGTAACATTCGCGGTGAGATGAACATCGCTCCAGGTGTGCGTCTTGAGGCCGTCTGCCTGTGTGTGTCCGAGGAAGAAAAAAGTCTTCTGGAAAACAACCAACAGATGCTTTTGGATCTTGCCAGATTGAACACGGTGACCGTAGGGCTGCAGGGACACATGCCCAAGCCTAAATTGGCCGCAGGAACCGTTTCGGCAGGCGTGGAAACATACGTGATCCTTGAAGGGGTTTTGGACTACGAGAGCGAAACCAAAAGACTGGATAAAGAAATCGGCAAAATTCAAAAGGAACTGGAAGGAACACGAAAAAAACTGGCCAACGAAGACTTTCTGAAAAGAGCTCCGGCGGACGTGGTGGAAAAGGAAAAGGAAAAAGCGGAACGCCTCGGCGAAAAGCTCGTAAAACTAAAAGCCAATAAACAACGTATGGAAGCCCTGGTGCGCGAAGCCGCCGCCCAAGGTTAA
- the rfbD gene encoding dTDP-4-dehydrorhamnose reductase, with amino-acid sequence MKTVVITGILGQLGWELQRSCPQSIRLVGVDLPKTDITQSDHVVRLFAEHRPDVVVNAAAYTAVDRAEQEPEAAYAANRDAVRLLAEACAPVGTHLIQVSTDFVFDGKLSRPYTPNDAPNPLSVYGASKWAGEVVALEILEERCTIVRTAWLYSSRGTNFVKTMLRLFEDRDEVRVVSDQVGTPTWAANLADFLWDLVQRETVPSGIYHFTDAGVASWYDFAVAVEEETREKRGKLVMVRPIRTEDYPTPARRPSYSVLDKQSAWALWHRVPDHWREALRRMLRELDHPVS; translated from the coding sequence ATGAAAACCGTTGTGATCACAGGAATTTTAGGCCAATTGGGTTGGGAGCTGCAGCGCTCATGCCCTCAATCCATTCGGCTGGTTGGCGTGGACCTGCCGAAGACGGATATCACTCAAAGCGACCATGTGGTGCGGCTTTTTGCAGAGCATAGGCCGGACGTGGTGGTCAATGCCGCCGCTTATACGGCCGTGGATCGAGCGGAACAGGAGCCGGAAGCGGCCTATGCGGCCAATCGAGATGCCGTGCGGTTGCTGGCCGAAGCGTGTGCACCAGTAGGGACACATCTGATTCAGGTGTCTACGGACTTTGTCTTTGATGGAAAACTTTCAAGGCCCTATACACCGAACGATGCCCCGAATCCTCTGAGCGTTTACGGTGCCAGCAAATGGGCCGGAGAAGTCGTGGCATTGGAAATCCTCGAGGAACGTTGCACCATTGTACGAACCGCTTGGCTTTATTCCAGCCGAGGAACCAATTTCGTCAAGACCATGCTCAGGCTTTTTGAAGACCGCGATGAAGTTCGAGTGGTCAGCGATCAGGTGGGAACTCCCACATGGGCGGCCAATTTGGCGGATTTTTTGTGGGATCTTGTTCAAAGGGAGACTGTTCCCTCGGGGATTTATCATTTTACGGATGCCGGAGTGGCCTCCTGGTATGATTTTGCTGTGGCGGTGGAAGAGGAAACGAGAGAGAAACGCGGAAAACTTGTGATGGTGCGACCCATTCGCACCGAGGACTATCCCACGCCGGCACGGCGCCCCTCCTACAGTGTGCTGGACAAACAGAGCGCCTGGGCTTTGTGGCATCGGGTTCCGGATCATTGGCGTGAAGCTTTGCGGCGCATGCTTC
- the rfbC gene encoding dTDP-4-dehydrorhamnose 3,5-epimerase, with protein sequence MRRVPTDIPEVLIFEPRVFEDERGFFFESYNRITLEALGVEEDFVQDNHSRSRRGVLRGLHYQMDPRAQGKLVRVVVGEIFDVAVDLRRSSPTFGRWVGVHLSAENKRQIYIPKGFAHGFLALSPWAEVCYKTSDYYSPEHERCLLWNDASLNITWPLHPGQEPILSPKDAQGVPLDQADLFE encoded by the coding sequence ATGCGACGTGTACCCACGGATATTCCCGAGGTTTTGATTTTTGAACCGCGGGTGTTTGAGGATGAGCGGGGATTTTTCTTTGAAAGTTACAATCGAATAACCCTCGAAGCTCTAGGGGTCGAGGAAGATTTCGTTCAGGACAATCATTCCAGGTCGCGTCGTGGTGTGCTTCGAGGCCTTCACTATCAGATGGATCCTCGAGCACAAGGGAAACTGGTGCGTGTTGTTGTCGGTGAAATCTTTGATGTGGCCGTGGATCTGAGGCGCTCCTCACCCACGTTCGGTCGTTGGGTCGGTGTGCATCTTTCAGCGGAAAACAAAAGACAGATCTATATTCCCAAGGGATTTGCCCATGGCTTTCTAGCTTTATCCCCATGGGCCGAAGTGTGTTACAAGACCTCGGACTACTATTCCCCGGAACATGAACGCTGTCTGCTGTGGAATGATGCCTCCTTGAACATCACCTGGCCCCTGCATCCAGGGCAAGAGCCCATCTTGTCTCCCAAAGATGCGCAAGGGGTGCCTTTGGATCAGGCTGATCTTTTTGAATGA